The Vulcanimicrobium alpinum sequence AAGAGCGTGTCGATCGCATCGCGCGTCGTCCCCGGCACGTCGGAGACGATCGCGCGCTCTTCCTGCAGGAGCGCGTTGAGCAGCGATGACTTGCCGACGTTGGGCTGACCGATGAGCGCGATCGCGAGTTCCGCCTGCTCCAGCCGCGTCGGGTCGTCGGGCGGAAGTTTCTCGACGATCGCGTCGAGCAGATCGCCGGTCCCCTCGCCGTGCATCGCCGAGACGGCGAACGGCTCTCCGAATCCGAGGCCGCTGAACTCGGCGTGTACCGACGCCAGGGCTTTGGGCGACTCGACTTTGTTGGCGACGAGGATCACCGGGCGCCGCGTGCGCCGCAGGATGTCCGCGACCTCGCGATCGATCGGGAGCAGCCCGTCGATCGCATCGACGACGAAGACGACGACGTCGGCGTCGCGCGCCGCGGACTCGGCTTGCGCACGCGTCCCCGACGCGATCGGGTCATTGGGATCGACGTCGGTGTCGATCCCGCCCGTGTCGACGAGCGTGAACGTGCGGTTGCGCCATTCCGCGAGCGCGTAGAGCCGGTCGCGGGTGACGCCCGGCGTGTCTTCTACGATCGCGAGACGCTGGCCGAGCAGCCGGTTGAACAGCGCGCTCTTCCCCACGTTGGGGCGGCCGACGACCGCGACGGTCGCCGGACGGACCCGCAAGGATGGAGCGAGGGCTTCGGCCATGACCGCCCAAGGTTCCGAACATCATGCTCCGTCGCCTCGCGGCGCTGGCCGTGTGCGTCGTTTTTCTCGCGGCGGTCCCGACCGGCTCGATCTACGTGACGACCCTTCCCAGCGGCGCCGACGTCTGGGTCGACGGCACGTACATCGGCCGCAGTCCGCTCGTGCTCGACGCCCTCCCTGCGGGGCGGCATACGGTGGGCTTGGCAAAGCCGGGCTGGAACGCCGAGCAGCTCGACGTCAGCGTTGTCACCGGTCAGACGGCGTCGAGCTCGACGCGTCTGCTGCGCGACAAGCGCTCGTCCGGCGCCGGCGACGGGACGATCGCGCTGCACGGGATGCCCTACGAAGCGGTCTGGCTCGACGGCGCCGCGGCGAACCCCGGGCGCGACGGCACCTTCTCGGCCCCCGCGGGCGGCCACGCACTCATCGTGCGCACCGCCAAGGGAAAGATCACCCGCCTCGTCACGGTTTGGCCGCAGACCCGTACCGACGTCGTGGTCCAACCCGATGCAGCGCCGGTGCGCCCTTCGATCGTGGCGCCTGCCGACGAATACCTGCCCCCGTCGGCGGTGCAGGTCGACGGCGAGAAGATCGTGATTCGCTTCGGCGGGCACGACCTGGTCGGGCACTTGGGGTCGACGACCTACCGGCTCGACGGCCGCAGCGCCGAGTACGACGCGGCGCCGACGCTGATCGGAAACCGGCTCTACCTGCCCCTCGTGCTCCTCACGGAAGTCAGCAGCTCGTCGTCGCGGTGAGCGCCGCGGCGGGGCGCCGGGGCGGTGCACCGCGAAAGAGCGGCGTTCGACCATGGCGCAGATCTACATCGAGACGCACGGCTGCCAGATGAACGAGGCCGATTCACAGGACATCGCGCGCCGCGCGATCTCCGCCGGCTTCACGCTGGCCGAGCGTCCCGAAGACGCCTCGGTGCTGATCCTCAACACGTGCACGGTACGCGACAACGCGGAACGGCGCGCCTACGGCCGGATCGCGCACTGGAAGGCGGTGAAGAATGCCGACCCCACGGTGAAGGTCGTCGTCACCGGATGCCTGGCGGAACAAGACAAAGACCGCATGCAGAAGATCGTCCCGCACGTCGACGGGATCTTCGGCACGCGCGAACTCGGTGCGCTCGGCGACGCGCTCGCCGGGTGGCGCGCGGAGTACCCCGACGACGCGTTCACCGTCGACCGCGAGATCGAGACGATCATGGGCGGTGCGGGTGAGGGAATCGCCGGCCCGTACGATTTCCTGCGCGCGTACGTCAACGTCCAGCGCGGCTGTTCGTACTATTGCACGTTCTGCATCGTCCCGCACGTGCGCGGCCGCTTCGACCACCGCCCGATGGGTGAGATCCTCGCCGAGGTCCGCGCGAAGGCCGAGGCCGGCGCGCGCGAGATCACGCTCGTCGGCCAGACCGTCAACGCGTACAAAGAGCCCGCGACCGGCGAAGATTTCGCGGACCTGCTGCAGGCGGTGTGCGCGATCGCGCCCGTCGAGCGCGCGACGTTCATCTCATCGCACCCCAAGGACCTCAACGAACGGCTCGCGCGCGTCTGCGCGACGCTGCCGAAGATGAACTCGCGCTTTCATCTCGCGCTGCAGTCGGGTTCCAACCCGATGCTGCGCCGGATGAACCGCAAGTACACGATCGAAGAGTTTCTGGAACGCGTCGGCACGTTCGCGCGCCACAATCCGTCGTGGGCGATCACGACGGACCTGATCGCCGGCTTCCCGGGCGAGACGGAAGACGATTTTCAGCGCACGCTCGACGTCTGCGCGACCAACATCTTCGCGCAGGCGTTCATGTTCGTGTACTCGCCGCGCCGTGGGACGCCGGCCGCGGTGTGGCACGAGAAGAACCCCGTTGACCCGAAGGTTGCGCAGGAGCGTTTCCTGCGCATGACGGCGGTGCAGGACGCGTCGTGCAGCGCCTATCACGAGCGCATGGTCGGGACGACGGTGCGCGCGCTGATCCACGGCGTCTCGCGCAAAGACAAGACGAAGCTGAGCGCCAAAACGATCGACAACGTCACCGTCAACTTCCCGGCGGTCGAAGCCGTTCCCGACGTCGCGCGGCCGTGGGCCGACGTGCGCATCGAATCGGCGTCGGTGTGGGGCGTTCGGGGGACGTGCGTCGGCCGCGCGGCGCGGTACGACGGGCCGGCCGACCCGGTCGCCGCGCCGGTGGTGGATCTGCTGGCCGTGTAGCGTGCGTTCTCCACAGGGAGGACGCGGCGTCCGCCGGGAAGCGGCGCGGATGAGATCACGGCTCGGATGACGACGGCCACCGCGTGGTCGCCGATGCTCGAGCAATATTTCGGGATGAAGCACCGCTATCCGGAGGCGATTTTGCTCTCCCGGGTCGGCGACTTCTACGAAGCGTACGGTGACGACGCGGAGACGATCGCGCGCGCGCTCTCGATCGCGCTGACGTCGAAAGAAGCGGGCGCCGGACGGCGCATCGCGATGGCCGGCGTCCCCTATCACGCGCTCGACGGCTACCTGGCGAAGCTCGTCGCGCAGCGCCGCGTCGTCGCGCTCGCCGAGCAGCTCGAGGCGCCGGTGCCGAACAAGCTCGTGCGGCGCGACGTCGTGCGCGTCGTGACGCCGGGGACCCTGCTCGAAGAACACATCCTCGACCGCTCGGCGCACAACTACCTCGCGGCGATCACCGCCTTCGACGACGTCATCGCGCTCGCGCACGCCGATATCTCGACCGGCCACGTCGGCGCGACGGCGTTCGACGGCGAATCGGCACTCGACGACGCGCTCGCCGAGATCGGCCGGCTCGATCCGGCGGAACTCGTCGCCGACGTCCCGGCCGACGTGCGCGCGGGGATCGACGATGCGCTGCAGCACGCGCAGACCCGGATTGCGCCGCCGGTGCTCGTCGCCGTCGACACTCGCGCGCGAGCGGCGGTCGACGGCTTCTCGCTCGACGCGTCGATGGCGATGCACCGGGCGCTCGATACCCTCGGCGCGTACGTGCGGCGGGTCAGCGTGCAGCAGGGCGGACGCGACGCGTTCCGCGAGCCGGAGTTTTACCGTCAAGCGACGTTTCTCGCGCTCGATCCCAACACGCGCAAACACCTCGAGCTCACGCGCGCGCTCGGCGCGAACGCGAAGGCGACGTTGCTCGCGACGATCGACCGCACGCGCACCGCGATGGGCTCGCGCCTGCTGGGCCGCTGGCTGCTCGCGCCGCTCGTCTCGCGCGACGCGATCGCCGCCCGAGCCGACTGCGTCGAAGCGTTCACCCGCGATGCCGGCCGGCGCATCGCACTGCATGACGTGCTCGACGGCTGTTTCGACCTCGAGCGGATCGCGCAGAAGGTCCGCTTTCGCCGTGCGCTCCCGCGCGATCTGGGCTCGCTGCGTCGGACGCTCGCGCTGCTCGATCCGATCGAGGATGCGCTGCGCGAGGAGACGCTTCCGCCGGGGCTGCAGGGGATCGCCGAGCGCATCGGCGCGTTCGCCGATCTCCACGCCGATCTCGCCGCGACGCTGCGCGACGAACTCCCCGCGACGCTCGCCGACGGCAACGTCATCCGAGCCGAGGCGTCCGCCGAACTCGCCGAATGCGTCTTGCTCCGCAGCGACGCGCGGTCGCGCATCGCCGCTCTCGAGGAGCGCGAGCGCGAGCGCACCGGGATCAAGCCGCTCAAGGTGAAGTACGCCTCGGCATTCGGGTACGCGATCGAGATCCCGAAGGCGCAGTTGGCGAACGTCCCGGCCGACTACACGCGCAAGCAGACGCTGGCGAACGGCGAGCGCTACGTGACGCCCGAACTGCGCGAGCTCGACGTCGCGATCGCGTCGGCGGAATCGCGCCAGCTTCGGCTTGAGCAGGCGCTCTACGAGCAGCTCGTCGACCGCATCGCTGAACGTGTCGACGATCTGCTCGTGACGGCCGGCGCGCTCGCGGAGCTCGATGCGTTCTGTTCGCTCGCGCAGATCGCCGGCGAACGCGGCTACGTGCGGCCCGCGTTCGTCGACGACAGCGTCGTCGAGTTCGTCGACGGGCGGCATCCGGTGATGGAGGCGCTGCTCGGCTCGTCGTTCGTCCCCAACGATCTGCGGATGAGCGCGTCCGGATCGCGCTTTATCTTGCTGACCGGGCCCAACATGGGCGGGAAGTCGACCTATCTGCGGCAGACGGCCCTGCTCGTCGTGCTCGCGCAGATCGGGTCGTTCGTCCCCGCGCGCGCCGCGCGCCTCGGCGTCGTCGACCGCATTTTCACCCGTATCGGCGCCGGCGACGACCTCGCGTCGGGGCAGTCGACCTTCTACATCGAGATGGCCGAGGCGGCGAACATCCTGCGCCGCGCGACCGATCGCAGTCTGCTGCTGATCGACGAGATCGGCCGGGGGACGGGGACGGTCGACGGGCTCGCGATCGCGCAGGCGATCTGCGAGTACCTGCTCGAGCGCGAGGGGCGCGCGCCGATGGTGCTGTTCGCGACGCACTTCCACGAACTCGTCGCGCTTGCCGACCGGTGGCCGCTGGTGGCGAACTTCCACATCACGGCGGTCGAGAGCACGCGCGGCGGCGCACCGGTGTTCTCGCATCGCGTGCTGCCGGGGTCGTCGTCGCGCTCGTTCGGGATCGAGGTCGCCCGGATGGCGGGATTGCCGCCGACGGTCGTCGCGCGCGCCCGCGAGATCGCCGGCGCGCTCGAAGGTCGCCCGACGCTCGAGGCGGCCGTTCCGCTGCGCGGCAAGCTCGCGAAGCCGGCGATCATCGAGCAGCCGCTTCTCTTCGATCCGTGACCGTGCTGACCGCGGAGACGGCGGCGGCGCTGGCGTGGATCGCCGGGGCCGCGGTCGCCGGCATCGTCGTGCATCGCATCGTCTACGCGCTGCTCGGGCGCTGGGCGCGGCGCGACGACGGCGCGCTCGCAACGGCGATCGTCCGCCGCACCGATCGGCCGTCGGCGTATATCCTGCCGCTGGTGTGCATCCTCGCGGTCGTCCCGTATCTCACGATCCCGCCCGCATGGAGCGACGGCGTCGAACACGCGACGCAGGTCTTCACGATCGCAGCGTTCGCGTGGACGGTGATCGCGCTGATCCGGCTCGCCGCCGATCTCGCGATCGCACGCCAGCCGATCGGCGAAGACGTCTTCCGGATCGCGCGGCAGTTCGCGACGCGGGTCGCGATCCTCAGCCGCACCGCGATCATCATCGTCGTGATCGTCGCGTTCGGTGCGGTGCTGATGACGTTCCCGACGATCCGTGCGTTCGGGACGACGCTGCTCGCATCGGCCGGCGTCGCCGGGCTCGTCGTCGGCCTCGCCGCCCGGCCGCTGTTCGAAAACCTCGTAGCCGGCGTGCAGCTCGCGCTCACCCAGCCGATCCGGCTCGACGACGCGGTCGTCGTGGAAAAACAGCAGGGCCGCATCGAGCAGATCCACGCGACGTACGTCGTCGTGCGGTTCCGCGACGCGCGGCGAATGATGCTGCCGCTGACGTACTTCATAAACACGCCGTTCGAAAACTGGAGCCGGCGCGACGACGAACTGGTCGGCGAGGTGCTGATCTTTGCTGACTACGGGATCGACATCGGCGCGCTGCGTGCCGCGCTTCCCGAACTCGTCGGGCGCTCCGGGCTGTGGGACGGGAAGATCGCGACGGTCGACATCGCCGATTTCACCGATCGTGCGGTGCAGCTGCGCGTTTCGGTGAGCGCGCGCGGGGCCGACGAACTGTTCGATCTGCGGAATGCCGTCCGCGAAGCGCTGCTCGACTACGTGAACGGCGAGCGGCACACCGCGCTGCCGCGCGCGCGCAACGAGACCGTCACCCAGCCGGTGCCGCCGCCGGCCTGAGCGCAGGGCCGCGGGGAGAGAGCGCACCAAGGGGAACCACACAGCAGCATGGACCGGATCGTCTTCTTGACGCCCACGCAGCTGCAGGCGATCGTCGCGCTGGCCTGGGTGCTGCTTGCGATCGCCGCCGGCGTGCTGGTACACCGCGTCGTGTACTGGGTGTTTCGCCGCTGGGCGAAGCACCAGAGCGCGTTCGCCAATGCGGTGGTGCGGCAGACGAGCCGTCCCGCCGCGTACATCCTGCCGCTGCTGGCGATTTTGCTCGTCGTCCCGGAACTGGCATTGCCGGAACGCTGGTCCTCGACGACCGTGCACGCGACCGGCCTGCTGGCGATCGCGGCCCTCGCCTGGACGCTGATCGCGACGATCCGGTTGTGGGCCGACATCGCCGTCGCGCGCCATCGCCTCGACGTCGAGGACAACCTGCTCGCGCGCCAGCTCGGCACGCGGGTCGACATCCTGAGCCGGGCAGCGATCACGCTCATCGTCATCGTCGCGGTGGGGATGATGCTGATGACGTTCCCGACGATCCGCACGATCGGAACGACCCTGCTCGCATCGGCCGGCGTCGCGGGGATCGTGATCGGGCTCGCGGCGCGGCCGCTGTTCGAGAATCTCGTCGCCGGGATCCAGCTCGCGCTCACCCAGCCGATCCGCATCGACGACGTCGTGATCGTCGAGAAGCAGTACGGCCGCATCGAGGAGATTTACTCGACGTATGTCGTCGTGCGGCTGTGGGATCTGCGCCGGCTCGTCGTCCCGCTCAGCTACTTCATCACCACGCCGTTCGAGAACTGGACGCGGCGCACGGCGAACCTGATGGGCGAAATGTACGTGTTCGCCGATTGGACCCTCGACGTCGCGGCGCTGCGCGCCGAGCTGCCGGAGATCGTCGCGCGGTCGCCGCTGTGGGACAAGCAGTTTCAGAACCTGCAAGTGACCGACGCGACCGAACGCGGGATGCAGATCCGCGCCCTCGTCACCGCGCGCAACTCCGGCGATCTCTTCGACTTACGCTGCGTCGTGCGCGAAGGGATCATCGCGTACATCCGCGAGCAGCAGCCTCACGCATTTCCGCGGCTGCGCGTCGAGGATCCGGAGACCACCGATGC is a genomic window containing:
- the der gene encoding ribosome biogenesis GTPase Der; translated protein: MAEALAPSLRVRPATVAVVGRPNVGKSALFNRLLGQRLAIVEDTPGVTRDRLYALAEWRNRTFTLVDTGGIDTDVDPNDPIASGTRAQAESAARDADVVVFVVDAIDGLLPIDREVADILRRTRRPVILVANKVESPKALASVHAEFSGLGFGEPFAVSAMHGEGTGDLLDAIVEKLPPDDPTRLEQAELAIALIGQPNVGKSSLLNALLQEERAIVSDVPGTTRDAIDTLFTWKQRTFRLIDTAGVRKKAGQHGSIEYYSSLRSLKAIARCDIAVLLIDALKGPTNQDRRLAGIALEERKALVIVGNKYDLVRELGEYSQPELAKEIHAQLPFASFAPVTFLSALTKRRLQSLMPLVERVAENLDRRIPTAKLNTVVRNAVLAHPPPIHSGKPLKVFYVSQPQTHPPLFVFHVNDPEIVPAAYRRFIENTLRAEFDFEGVPLTFDFRERSGRHEEGHE
- a CDS encoding PEGA domain-containing protein, with translation MLRRLAALAVCVVFLAAVPTGSIYVTTLPSGADVWVDGTYIGRSPLVLDALPAGRHTVGLAKPGWNAEQLDVSVVTGQTASSSTRLLRDKRSSGAGDGTIALHGMPYEAVWLDGAAANPGRDGTFSAPAGGHALIVRTAKGKITRLVTVWPQTRTDVVVQPDAAPVRPSIVAPADEYLPPSAVQVDGEKIVIRFGGHDLVGHLGSTTYRLDGRSAEYDAAPTLIGNRLYLPLVLLTEVSSSSSR
- the miaB gene encoding tRNA (N6-isopentenyl adenosine(37)-C2)-methylthiotransferase MiaB, producing the protein MAQIYIETHGCQMNEADSQDIARRAISAGFTLAERPEDASVLILNTCTVRDNAERRAYGRIAHWKAVKNADPTVKVVVTGCLAEQDKDRMQKIVPHVDGIFGTRELGALGDALAGWRAEYPDDAFTVDREIETIMGGAGEGIAGPYDFLRAYVNVQRGCSYYCTFCIVPHVRGRFDHRPMGEILAEVRAKAEAGAREITLVGQTVNAYKEPATGEDFADLLQAVCAIAPVERATFISSHPKDLNERLARVCATLPKMNSRFHLALQSGSNPMLRRMNRKYTIEEFLERVGTFARHNPSWAITTDLIAGFPGETEDDFQRTLDVCATNIFAQAFMFVYSPRRGTPAAVWHEKNPVDPKVAQERFLRMTAVQDASCSAYHERMVGTTVRALIHGVSRKDKTKLSAKTIDNVTVNFPAVEAVPDVARPWADVRIESASVWGVRGTCVGRAARYDGPADPVAAPVVDLLAV
- the mutS gene encoding DNA mismatch repair protein MutS codes for the protein MTTATAWSPMLEQYFGMKHRYPEAILLSRVGDFYEAYGDDAETIARALSIALTSKEAGAGRRIAMAGVPYHALDGYLAKLVAQRRVVALAEQLEAPVPNKLVRRDVVRVVTPGTLLEEHILDRSAHNYLAAITAFDDVIALAHADISTGHVGATAFDGESALDDALAEIGRLDPAELVADVPADVRAGIDDALQHAQTRIAPPVLVAVDTRARAAVDGFSLDASMAMHRALDTLGAYVRRVSVQQGGRDAFREPEFYRQATFLALDPNTRKHLELTRALGANAKATLLATIDRTRTAMGSRLLGRWLLAPLVSRDAIAARADCVEAFTRDAGRRIALHDVLDGCFDLERIAQKVRFRRALPRDLGSLRRTLALLDPIEDALREETLPPGLQGIAERIGAFADLHADLAATLRDELPATLADGNVIRAEASAELAECVLLRSDARSRIAALEERERERTGIKPLKVKYASAFGYAIEIPKAQLANVPADYTRKQTLANGERYVTPELRELDVAIASAESRQLRLEQALYEQLVDRIAERVDDLLVTAGALAELDAFCSLAQIAGERGYVRPAFVDDSVVEFVDGRHPVMEALLGSSFVPNDLRMSASGSRFILLTGPNMGGKSTYLRQTALLVVLAQIGSFVPARAARLGVVDRIFTRIGAGDDLASGQSTFYIEMAEAANILRRATDRSLLLIDEIGRGTGTVDGLAIAQAICEYLLEREGRAPMVLFATHFHELVALADRWPLVANFHITAVESTRGGAPVFSHRVLPGSSSRSFGIEVARMAGLPPTVVARAREIAGALEGRPTLEAAVPLRGKLAKPAIIEQPLLFDP
- a CDS encoding mechanosensitive ion channel family protein, with product MTVLTAETAAALAWIAGAAVAGIVVHRIVYALLGRWARRDDGALATAIVRRTDRPSAYILPLVCILAVVPYLTIPPAWSDGVEHATQVFTIAAFAWTVIALIRLAADLAIARQPIGEDVFRIARQFATRVAILSRTAIIIVVIVAFGAVLMTFPTIRAFGTTLLASAGVAGLVVGLAARPLFENLVAGVQLALTQPIRLDDAVVVEKQQGRIEQIHATYVVVRFRDARRMMLPLTYFINTPFENWSRRDDELVGEVLIFADYGIDIGALRAALPELVGRSGLWDGKIATVDIADFTDRAVQLRVSVSARGADELFDLRNAVREALLDYVNGERHTALPRARNETVTQPVPPPA
- a CDS encoding mechanosensitive ion channel family protein, which gives rise to MDRIVFLTPTQLQAIVALAWVLLAIAAGVLVHRVVYWVFRRWAKHQSAFANAVVRQTSRPAAYILPLLAILLVVPELALPERWSSTTVHATGLLAIAALAWTLIATIRLWADIAVARHRLDVEDNLLARQLGTRVDILSRAAITLIVIVAVGMMLMTFPTIRTIGTTLLASAGVAGIVIGLAARPLFENLVAGIQLALTQPIRIDDVVIVEKQYGRIEEIYSTYVVVRLWDLRRLVVPLSYFITTPFENWTRRTANLMGEMYVFADWTLDVAALRAELPEIVARSPLWDKQFQNLQVTDATERGMQIRALVTARNSGDLFDLRCVVREGIIAYIREQQPHAFPRLRVEDPETTDAARTADAVRIAAAAAQPEPVKGDV